The following are encoded in a window of Panicum virgatum strain AP13 chromosome 5N, P.virgatum_v5, whole genome shotgun sequence genomic DNA:
- the LOC120672960 gene encoding probable magnesium transporter NIPA4 → MATEASTSAVGSGGGSWVEGMSADNIKGLVLALSSSFFIGASFIVKKKGLKKAGASGVRAGVGGYSYLYEPLWWAGMITMIVGEVANFAAYAFAPAILVTPLGALSIIISAVLADIMLKEKLHIFGILGCVLCVVGSTTIVLHAPQERAIESVAEVWDLATEPAFLSYAAIVLAATFVLIYYFIPQYGQTHIMVYIGVCSLVGSLSVMSVKALGIALKLTFSGMNQLVYPQTWLFTIVVVACIVTQMNYLNKALDTFNTAVVSPIYYTMFTSLTILASVIMFKDWDRQNPTQIVTEMCGFVTILSGTFLLHKTKDLVDGHPPNLPVRILKHADEDDYAAEGIPLRSAAEGIPLRSPRAAESFRSTL, encoded by the exons ATGGCTACGGAGGCGTCCACCTCTGCGGTGGGTTCGGGGGGCGGGAGCTGGGTGGAGGGGATGTCCGCGGACAACATCAAGGGGCTGGTGCTCGCGCTCTCATCCAGCTTCTTCATCGGGGCCAGCTTCATCGTCAAGAAGAAGGGTCTCAAGAAGGCCGGCGCCTCCGGCGTCCGCGCAG GTGTTGGTGGTTACTCTTACTTGTATGAACCATTATGGTGGGCAGGAATGATTACAA TGATTGTTGGAGAAGTGGCTAACTTCGCAGCATATGCATTTGCTCCTGCTATCCTGGTCACACCACTTGGTGCACTTAGCATCATCATTAG TGCTGTTCTTGCAGACATTATGTTGAAGGAGAAGCTTCATATATTTGGTATACTTGGGTGTGTTCTTTGTGTTGTGGGTTCAACAACTATTGTACTCCATGCCCCTCAGGAGCGTGCAATTGAATCTGTAGCAGAAGTGTGGGATCTTGCTACTGAACCAG CCTTTCTATCTTATGCTGCTATCGTTCTTGCTGCAACTTTTGTGCTCATATACTATTTTATCCCACAATATGGTCAGACGCACATCATGGTCTATATTGGTGTTTGTTCACTTGTAGGATCTCTGTCG GTCATGAGTGTGAAAGCTCTTGGGATAGCCTTGAAACTGACCTTTTCCGGAATGAACCAGCTAGTTTATCCACAAACATGGTTGTTCActattgttgttgttgcatGTATAGTAACACAAATGAACTATCTGAACAAG GCTCTTGACACTTTCAATACAGCAGTTGTATCACCGATATATTATACGATGTTTACATCACTGACCATTTTGGCTAGCGTGATAATGTTCAAG GATTGGGATCGGCAGAATCCAACTCAGATTGTAACGGAGATGTGTGGTTTTGTTACCATCCTTTCTGGGACATTTCTTCTTCACAAGACAAAAGATCTGGTTGATG GTCACCCACCAAATCTACCTGTCCGAATACTGAAACATGCGGATGAAGATGACTATGCTGCTGAAGGAATTCCTCTTAGATCTGCTGCGGAAGGCATTCCACTTAGATCACCAAGGGCAGCAGAATCATTTCGATCAACGTTATAA